The window CGCGCCTCGCCAACCCGGGCCAGGCCGACCGCGACCACGACGGCCGCGGCGACGCCTGCGACAACTGCCCCGACGCCCCCAACCCCGGCCAGGAAGACACCGACGGCAACGGCACAGGCGACGCCTGCGGGCCGTAGGATCAGCAGCCGGCTCAGGATCCCTCGGATAGCCCGCGCCGGCGGAACACGGTCGATGTCTCGTCGGCGCGCTGGCGGACCCAATCCGGGTGGCCCTCCATCGCCTCGACGAGCGGCGCATCGCGCGGCAGGATCGCCAGGGTCACTCCCATCGAGACGAGCGCGTCCGACCAGCCGGGGCGCGCCATATAGATGTCGGCGTAACGCTTGAAGAACTCGTCGCCGTACATGTCCCACCGGCCGTCCACGAAGACGCGCGCCTGCGGCCATTCCAGTATCAGGTAGCCGCCCCAGACGTCCGGCGTGAACACCGGGCCCGCGGGGACCGTCCCGTCCCGCTTGAGCGCGGCGACCGCGCCGACGGGGAATTGTCCGGGGTCGAAGCCGGCGCGCGGCAGGAGACCCAGGATCGCCAGGATCCAGACGATGACGATCGCGGCGACGGCGTAGGCGCCGCCGCTGCGCTCTTCGCGCAGACGCAGCGCCGCGAGCTGATCACGCGTCGGTCCATCCAACCGGGCCCGCAGGAGCGACGAAACACCGCCCGAGATCACCAGCGCACCGAAGAGGGTCATCAGCTCGACGTGGCGGATCGACGCGAAGGCCATCGCGGTCGTCAGGGCGAGAGCCAGGAGCGTGCCCGGATGGAACGGGCCGGTCGGACCGCGCCGCGGGCGCTCCGCTCCGCGCAGCCCGCCCACCACACCCGCGATGCACAGACCGGTGAAGACGAACAGCGCCAGACCGGCCCGGTCGTCGGCCGCGGCCGGGGCGAACTCGGTCGTGGCCTTCAGGGCGGGGCCGTGAATCGTGAAGAACGAGATGAGATGCGCGGGCAGCCGCCAGCCCCACGGGTTGAGGAGCGTGCAGGCCGCCGCGACGACACCCGCCGCGACCAGGGGCCGGACCAGGGATCGGCTTCCGGGGGCGCCGGCTCTTTCCGGCGACGGCGCGGCCTGGACCGCGACGACCTCTCCGAGCCCGTAGCAGAGCAGGACACCGAACGCGACGAGGAAACCACCGTGCAGATTGGCCCAGAGGAGAGCCAGCGGCGGGAGCCAGAGGAGGAGACGGCTCCCCGACCGTCGGGCGACGACCGATTCGAGAGTCACGGTCCAGAGGACGAGACACACGACGGTCAGGAGGTGCGGCCGCGCCAGCCAGTGCGAGGACGCGGTCGCCGCTGCGGCCACGACGGCTCCGAACGCCGCCAGGACATCGTCGCCGCGGCGCACCAGGAAACGGAACAAAACGACATGCGGGAGGGCGATGAGCAGGGCCACCGCCGCGACCAGGCCGTTCCACCCACAGGCCCTGTACAGGAGGGCGGAGCCGAGATCGGCCAGCCATTCGTGCGCGAACCATTCGGCGCCGGCGTGGGTGCCGGAGAAGGGGTCCACCCTTGGAATCTGCCGGTGATCCAGGATCCAGGACCCGGTCGCCACGTGCGTCGCCGCGTCGGCGTCGCCGAACAGCCGGCCTCCTCCGATCGAAGCCACGAGGATCACCAGGAAGACGACCAGAAGATCGGCGAAGCCCGGGCGCAGCCACGCGTGGGAGAACGCGGCCCGTCGCGGGGCGACGCTCATCGCGGAGCGCCGGCCCGTTCCAGGTACCCCAGGAATTCCGCGGAGGGCTGCAGAAAGTTGATGCCCATGCCCACGCGGCCGGTGGACAGGAACTGCACCGGCCCCTCGCGCGCCCACACGACCTCGCCGCGCACCTGAAACGTGCCGTCGGGGAACTTGAGCTCGAGGTTGAGGACGGTCCCCGGCGCGAACACGCGGATCGCGCGCACCATGATCCCGCTGCGGGAGACGTTTCCGGAATATCCGATGAACTGCGGCTGGTCCGGGCCGTAGCGCACTTCGACGCGGCGGCGCGCGCGCTTGCTCGACTGCTTTCCCTTCGTCATGGTCCGGACACGCTCCTGGCGCGCGCGCGATCCTACCATCACACG of the Candidatus Dormiibacterota bacterium genome contains:
- a CDS encoding thrombospondin type 3 repeat-containing protein; the encoded protein is RLANPGQADRDHDGRGDACDNCPDAPNPGQEDTDGNGTGDACGP
- a CDS encoding PilZ domain-containing protein — translated: MTKGKQSSKRARRRVEVRYGPDQPQFIGYSGNVSRSGIMVRAIRVFAPGTVLNLELKFPDGTFQVRGEVVWAREGPVQFLSTGRVGMGINFLQPSAEFLGYLERAGAPR